From Microbacterium pseudoresistens, the proteins below share one genomic window:
- a CDS encoding SDR family NAD(P)-dependent oxidoreductase, translated as MDITLTGQVAIVTGVGQGIGREIVKTLAAEGVTTVALDINEGDLASLDKELSEIGGEHVQYVCDVRDGARIREIVADVDARFGRIDILVNNAGVGGDGLVSELSEDVWDLCFDINVKGTYLTCQAVLPIMKRQRRGRIINAASFAAIVPIVGSAAYAGSKSAVNQFTRALAGEVGPWNITANAYAPGMVPTTLNHFTERDQAEQDRLLDTLTLRSWGEKADIANLVCFLASDQARYITGTLIDISGGKLATQVPRLAYEHAGAL; from the coding sequence GTGGACATCACTCTCACCGGACAGGTCGCGATCGTGACGGGCGTCGGGCAGGGGATCGGGCGCGAGATCGTCAAGACCCTCGCCGCCGAGGGCGTGACGACCGTCGCGCTCGACATCAACGAGGGCGACCTCGCCAGCCTCGACAAGGAGCTGTCCGAGATCGGCGGCGAGCACGTGCAGTACGTGTGCGATGTGCGCGACGGCGCGCGCATCCGCGAGATCGTCGCCGATGTGGATGCCCGCTTCGGGCGCATCGACATCCTCGTCAACAACGCGGGCGTCGGCGGCGACGGCCTGGTCTCCGAGCTGAGCGAGGACGTGTGGGACCTCTGCTTCGACATCAACGTCAAGGGCACCTACCTCACCTGCCAGGCCGTGCTGCCGATCATGAAGCGCCAGCGCCGCGGACGCATCATCAACGCCGCATCGTTCGCCGCGATCGTGCCGATTGTGGGCTCCGCCGCCTACGCCGGCTCCAAGTCGGCCGTCAACCAGTTCACCCGCGCCCTCGCCGGCGAGGTGGGCCCCTGGAACATCACCGCCAACGCCTATGCGCCCGGCATGGTGCCCACCACGCTCAACCACTTCACCGAGCGCGACCAGGCCGAGCAGGACCGACTTCTGGACACCCTCACGCTGCGCAGCTGGGGCGAGAAGGCCGACATCGCGAACCTCGTCTGCTTCCTCGCCTCCGACCAGGCTCGGTACATTACCGGTACGTTGATCGATATCAGCGGCGGCAAGCTCGCCACTCAGGTTCCGCGTCTCGCCTACGAGCACGCCGGCGCGCTCTGA